Part of the Desulfuribacillus alkaliarsenatis genome, GTAACTCTATCTTATCTATCTGCATTTTAATAGTTTTTTTCAGGAGCTGTTCATGGATAGATTTTTTTCGTTCATTCATTCTCACTCCACGAGCAATTGTTTTTTATCTTCATTAGTAATGACTAAAATTTAATCTGTTAAAAATTCTTCTTCCATCAATTCCACCCAACCACTGTTATCAATTCTACTAAATGGTTCAATTAACGATTTCATCAATTCATGATCAAATTGTACATCCTGTTGTGTTACTGTGATACCATTACTTATCAATTGATATATTTCTGCAATTGTTTCTATTGTTTCGATTTCCTCTGGCAGAATTGTAAAAGCTGGATTTCTTGTTGATATCTCATTATTTATATGATTGAGAATATACCCTGTTGAGCTTATAATATATTGTAAACTGCGATACTCTTTTTGCGAGAAATTCTTTCGGTTATATTTAAACTGTTCAATCCGGTTTGTCGATTCTCTACTCCATGAAACAATAGCATTCCAGTCCTTTACTCTAGTACTATCAAATGTAATTTGTACTTCTTTGGAATCCACTGAATCCAATATTTTATTATTAATAATCCTATAGAGCCGTTCGCTATCAGTTACGGTTCTTTGAATAATTGTTACATTCTGCTTATGTTCGTCTGCTTTGATGGATCGAAAGTTATGAAATTGATACAAATTGATGACGATTGATATAATCAGCACTAATTCAATAATGCTCCTGTATTCCTTTATGGAACGATTGTTTTTAGTTTCCATTAAATTCCTCCTAGTATTTATGGCTTAAACTGATTTACTATTGTTTTGAACCGAGTAAATCTTTATATTCATCTACATCGTTAAAAATTGCTGGAAATGTTGTTGGAGTGCTACTAACTCTCTTTAATAAAATTGGTTCTCCGTTATTTAGCTTGCTAATAACAATCTCAAACGAATTATCATCATTTAAGGTTAATTCGAAATTTTGCTTTGCAGTATTTATTTCATAAACATTGTTTTCTACTTGTTTATAGGTCCCTTTATCTACTTCCCTGTTATCAATATATTTAGTAAAGCTGTTGTTATCTGGCTGGATAGACACTTGAACAAAATAACCATTAATGTGTCCATCACTCTGATAAAAACCTTTAAATAAAGGACTCGTATTTGAAGAGCAACCGACTATAATAATAATGAGTATTAGCGTTAATAAAACATAGGTTTTTTTCAAAATAGAGTACCTCCTAAATCTCTTATTTAAATAACGAAACTAGTTCTTCTGGCAAAATGCTAATATTACGAATTTGTAAAGTTTCATATTCCTCTGAATATTCTGTCACTAGCAATATTGTCCTGCCACCAGCATATTCTAATAAAACTGGCAGATGAAATCTTCGCGGTGGATTATTTAGAAATGGACTTAGCTCATTATAGGTTTCTTTAGTGAAATTAGGACGCTCACTATCTACATATAGATTTTGAAGCCCTTCATAGGTTGTTTCATTTATAATGTTTTGAAAATAAAAGTCAATAATAGTCGTAGGCCTGTTCTTATAGTCATCATATACGCTTACTGAAAAAATCGTTATCACAGTTATAAGCAAAACTGCGTTCTCCATGTATGATAGATTTAAATGCCGACGCAGCACACTTAAAATACTACCAATCCAGATTAAAATAAATAACTTATAGTCCAATGGGAAACTAATAATTTCTAACACTAATATGTAATAGATTGATAACAAAACCATTGATAAACACATATAAATAATCTGCTCTTTTAATGAATTCTCGTCTTTTATATAGTAATGTTTACATACAGATAGTAATCCTATTAACATGGCTGTAAGTATGGTAAACAATATAAAATCTTTCGTTCCTGGGTTTGTAGTATAAAAAATTCCAACTAGTAATGTAAATGCTACTAATGAAACATACTTGGTGTTTATTTCATTCACCCTAATCCCTCCATAGTATATTAATCTTAATGCTCAATCATTGATTGAGCTATTTGAAATATTTCGTCTCTGTCTATAAACCCATCTATAGTTACTAACATGTGCGGCAGTTCTAACCATAAAATTAAAGAATCATCTTTAAATGTAAACAATGTAATGCTCTTATTATCAATGGTTAGGTGCTCTATTTTTGTGTCTTCATGGTCTACGACCATGGTATGACCAAAGGCTTCACCATAATACTGCTGTCTAATTTTCAACGGACGATTTATGTCAGCGCTTTCATAGTGAAGCCTAACCTCATTAGTTTCATATAACGTTTCCAAAACAAAAGCCACTACATATTGAAATTCAAAGTTGTTTGGAATGTATGCAGGTATGATAATGTCGAAATTCGCTATTTCTTTTGCCTGCTCAATCGTAAACACTTTCCTTTCTAAATCGTAAAATACAACGCTATCATCGATATCCCGTACAAAGTCATCTATGTCTAGGTGTTGAGTTTGTGTTCCCGTCATAATTTGAGTGGTAGATCCACTCTTTATTATTGTTTTTTGTTTGTTCCAAAAGAAAGCAGTACTATCTGAATTAGATACATATATAGTTACAATAAATATGAGAAACGAAGCTATCAGACCAGCTACAACAAATCGTTTCTTGCTAGTTCTTAGCTTGCTATTTGATAGAGTAAGCTCTCCCTGAATCTTTTCCCAATTCTTTAGTTTTTCATTTTTGGGTACCTCTATCTTATCTATCTGCATTTTAATAGCTTTTTTAAAAAGCTGTTCGTCGATATCTTTGTTTCTGTTCATTCATTTTCACTCCACGAGCAATTCTCTTTTTGTTTTCATTAATACTGACTGAAAATATCCTTAATTAGTTCCCAGTTGTTTATTACTTTTTGGATTAAATCTTCAGTAAGCACAAAAAGCACAGCTTAAACTGTGCTTTGACTTATAACATTGATTCAGCGATTCGTAACATCTCATTTCTATCTATAGAACCTAAGATAATAATTTTTATATCGGGCAATTCCAACAACAATATCAGTCTATCTTCGTTAGATGCAAATATGGTTATTTGATGACCATATATAAAGGTATTTTCAATTTCAACACCATTAAATCCTATTTCGGTGGCATCGTTATCAGCCCCAAGATATATCTGTTGGATGGTAATGCTATCAATAGTATCCTTATTTTCATAATACAGAGATATTTCGTAAGGTGAGCTTCTAAACCCTGGAAATGCATATTCAAATTTATAGTTCTCTGGTATATATCTAGGAATAATAATATTGAAATCAATCATTTCTTGAGCTTGTTCTAAAGTGTAGTTATGATATTCAATAGAGTAATATACTATGTTCGAATCTGCGTTACTTGGAGGGCCATTATCAGAGCTTTCATTTTCTGTTTCTAACGTTATTTGTGTTGTACTATCATTTGATACAAAGAATTTTTGTATGTACCAAAAGAAAGCTGTACCGCTATTGTTCGATTGTATTGCAAATACAAAAAATATAAGCAATGATGCAGCTATGCCTGCTATAAGTTTAATCATTGAACTATTTCGAGGCTTGTTATTAGAATGGTGGAGCTTTTCCTGAATTTGATTCCATAGTAACTCTTTATCCCGATCAGGTGCTTCAATATTTTTTAACTGTTCATGTACAACATCTTCTAGAATTTCTTCTTCGTTATACTTTTTATAGTTCAAGCATTTCACCCCCGATACATCCAGGGTCTTGCTTAATCTCTATTTGTAATTTCTGCTTAGCTCTATGTATTCTAGATTTTACTGTTCCGACTTTTAAATCCAGAACTTCTGAAATTTCTTCATAGGTTAATTCTGCATAATATTTCAATACAAATACTTCTCTATATTCAGGCGGCAACTCATCAATTTTCTTAGCTAGTTGTTCTTTTAGCGTGCTTAGTTCTACTGATTTTTCTACAGTTTTTGCTACCCACTCTGTTTGTTTTATTTCAACGAACACTTCACTGTCAATCGATACATTATTGTTACTTTTATTATGCTTATTGTAGTAATCCTTAGTAGTTCTCACAGCTATTGTTGTAAGCCATGCGCCCATCTTTTCAGGGTCTTTAATTGAATCTAGATTCTTAAATGCTTTTATAAATGTTTCTTGCAATATATCTTGGGTTATATCTGGATCACGGGTTATATAGCAAATAGCTTTATATACTTTACTGTAAAACATATCGTAAATAAAACGCTGCATCTCAATCTGGCTATTATCCTTGCGCTTCATTATGCTGACTAATTTTTTAAGCATGAATTTTCCTTTCCATATTTTATTAGATTTTGTATAAACTTCATTTCTACAAAATATGTAAATATCCTGCTTTTCAGTCAATTTTTTCTTTTATTTCTTATTTAATTTATCTGTTTAAACCGTCCCCTATCAGCATCTCAGGACTATATAATATGACCACAGTTTTTACATCTTGTGTCTTTCGGATCTATTTTACTATAACAATTCGGACACTCATTTTCTTGTACAGCATACTCATCTTGCTCCTTTTTATGTTTGTCGTAATCAGCAAACCAAAAGATATATCCGCAATCATTACATATATAATTCATTGCGTCCTCATTTGCCCAATCTACGTTAAAAAAAGTCGCACCTCTAGAGTTTAACAATGTTTTGTCAATTGAAACTATCTTCCTCTCTGGCTTCCTCTCTGGTTTTAAAAAAAATTTATAGTGGGCTGACATCATAAGGTATATTATCTATTCATTCTTCTTGTCTATTTCTTTAATCAGGTTTTTAAAATACACCCCTATTTCAACCATTCGCTCATCACTCAATTCAATTACTTTCTCACTATTGTGAGCGAATTCTGTTATGCCTAATTCAGCATAATTTGGAGCAGGATTAAATTCTTTTTCTATAATTTCATTAGTTGTAAGATTCATATCGAAAGTCACTTGTGGTCCATCAATTGTACCTGTAACTGATCCTGTTGCCTTAGTAATATTAAATCTTAATATATTCTCTTCATTATTAATAGAAGCTCCACCTTCATTTATTTTCCCAAATTCATCAAACAATTTTAAACCCGCAATATACATTGATTTATCTTGATAATTATAAGAGTAGAATTCTGCTACTTCACTATCCATTAACTCATATGTGCTTAATCTTGGAGAATTGTTTTCAATAGAAGGTTCTTTATCTTCTATAAATTCTTTTTTATTTATATCCTTATCTTCCGCAGTTTCAGATAAAGCTTCTTCTAGTTGTTCATCACTGGTAGTGATATTAAATCCATTACTTTCCACTATTAGTTCATCTGGATTTTCTTCTACAGATTCGTTACTGGCACAGCCTGTAAAAAGTATCATTGTGCAAATCATTAACGATACTAGGAATGCATTGTTTTTAATCATCATTGGAGAACCCCCATAGTAAGTTTGTATGAATTATATTATTTTCTATCAATGCCAGTTCCTAAATTCACCATCTACTACTTTCAGACCAGGGTGATTATTAAATGTTTTATGAACAATTTCTAGCTTTCTATCGTCTAGTTCATGAACACCAAGCTTTACTCTATTTTCAGAGATACTTATAGCTGAATATGTATAAACAATCCCATGACGGCCATCATTATTGATAAACTCTAAATGTACATTTTCCCTTAATGATTCTAATTCATCTAAAGTAACCTCAGCAGGAAATATTTTACCTTTAAATTCTATATCTCCTTGCTGATTTTCACGCAACAATAATTCTATACGTTTAAAATCATCTTCTGTTAGTCCAACCACTCCATATACAAAATATTTGTCGTCATCTTTATAGTCCATATACTCACCAGCATATATGTCTAGTTCTTTCAACGTGCGCTTCAATCTAAAACGAACGACTTCTTCAAATTCTGAAGACAGTATAGCATC contains:
- a CDS encoding DUF4367 domain-containing protein gives rise to the protein MNYKKYNEEEILEDVVHEQLKNIEAPDRDKELLWNQIQEKLHHSNNKPRNSSMIKLIAGIAASLLIFFVFAIQSNNSGTAFFWYIQKFFVSNDSTTQITLETENESSDNGPPSNADSNIVYYSIEYHNYTLEQAQEMIDFNIIIPRYIPENYKFEYAFPGFRSSPYEISLYYENKDTIDSITIQQIYLGADNDATEIGFNGVEIENTFIYGHQITIFASNEDRLILLLELPDIKIIILGSIDRNEMLRIAESML
- a CDS encoding RNA polymerase sigma factor, with translation MLKKLVSIMKRKDNSQIEMQRFIYDMFYSKVYKAICYITRDPDITQDILQETFIKAFKNLDSIKDPEKMGAWLTTIAVRTTKDYYNKHNKSNNNVSIDSEVFVEIKQTEWVAKTVEKSVELSTLKEQLAKKIDELPPEYREVFVLKYYAELTYEEISEVLDLKVGTVKSRIHRAKQKLQIEIKQDPGCIGGEMLEL
- a CDS encoding DUF4367 domain-containing protein — translated: MNRNKDIDEQLFKKAIKMQIDKIEVPKNEKLKNWEKIQGELTLSNSKLRTSKKRFVVAGLIASFLIFIVTIYVSNSDSTAFFWNKQKTIIKSGSTTQIMTGTQTQHLDIDDFVRDIDDSVVFYDLERKVFTIEQAKEIANFDIIIPAYIPNNFEFQYVVAFVLETLYETNEVRLHYESADINRPLKIRQQYYGEAFGHTMVVDHEDTKIEHLTIDNKSITLFTFKDDSLILWLELPHMLVTIDGFIDRDEIFQIAQSMIEH